From a region of the Candidatus Blochmanniella camponoti genome:
- the mutY gene encoding A/G-specific adenine glycosylase — MHKQVTTFNFYIVQKHMAQDIIFSKKILLWYQKYRTQDLPWQLNKTMYKTWLSEIMLQQTQVKTVIFYYERFISKFPTIKQLATAELDEVLFLWSGLGYYVRARNLHKTAKIIVNHHHGNFPKDFDTLISFPGIGKSTAGAILSLTLDQHYPILDSNVKRILIRYYTLDYYLSRNSSEANNKLWLLIKQLLPNIGVAAFNQAMMDLGRLICTSTYPLCNDCPLREGCRSFLNHCVDQYPRKKLKKKLIKKTIWFLLLLSQQHQMKMIWLEKRSYQGIWGGLFCFPEFSNLKILNTWLLHYNLHNNQRINLAILKHKLSNIDLEIKPILLNTHTKLNYKKDGIWYDLMHPPIIGLPKPISIILQKL, encoded by the coding sequence TTGCATAAGCAAGTGACTACATTTAATTTTTATATAGTACAAAAACATATGGCTCAAGATATTATTTTTTCAAAAAAAATATTACTTTGGTATCAAAAATATAGAACACAGGATTTACCATGGCAATTGAATAAAACAATGTATAAAACTTGGTTATCTGAAATCATGCTACAACAAACACAAGTGAAAACTGTAATTTTTTATTATGAACGATTTATTTCAAAATTTCCAACCATTAAACAATTGGCGACAGCAGAATTAGATGAAGTATTATTTTTATGGAGCGGATTGGGGTATTATGTGCGAGCTAGGAATTTGCACAAAACAGCTAAAATTATTGTTAATCATCATCACGGTAATTTTCCAAAAGATTTCGACACGCTTATTTCTTTTCCTGGTATCGGAAAATCTACCGCAGGAGCTATATTGTCGTTAACGTTAGATCAACATTATCCTATTCTTGATAGTAATGTAAAACGAATACTAATTAGATATTATACTCTCGATTATTATTTATCAAGAAATAGCTCTGAAGCAAATAATAAACTATGGTTATTAATCAAGCAATTACTTCCTAATATAGGGGTTGCAGCTTTTAATCAAGCTATGATGGATCTCGGGAGATTAATATGTACTAGTACGTATCCACTTTGCAATGATTGCCCTCTTCGAGAAGGTTGTCGATCTTTTCTAAATCACTGTGTTGATCAATATCCCAGAAAGAAGCTTAAAAAAAAATTAATTAAGAAAACTATCTGGTTTTTATTGTTGTTGTCACAACAACATCAAATGAAAATGATATGGCTCGAAAAGCGATCATATCAAGGAATATGGGGAGGATTGTTTTGTTTTCCTGAATTTTCCAACCTTAAAATATTAAATACGTGGTTGTTACACTATAATCTTCATAATAATCAACGTATAAATCTGGCCATTTTAAAACACAAATTAAGCAATATTGATTTAGAAATTAAACCAATATTGCTTAATACACATACAAAATTAAATTATAAAAAAGATGGGATTTGGTATGATTTGATGCATCCTCCAATCATTGGATTACCTAAACCAATTTCTATAATACTACAGAAATTGTAA
- the fbaA gene encoding class II fructose-bisphosphate aldolase: protein MTKILDFIKPGVVTGNNVQKIFDFAKKNNFALPAVNCIGMDSINAALESAVNMQSPIILQFSKKGSAFMAGYGLNSDKNDHNTAVLGAISGSRHVHHISKHYGIPVILHTDHCTKKNLPWINALLDLGTKHFYETGSPLFSSHMIDLSEESLKENIEISSQYLSRMHKLNMTLEIELGCTGGEEDGIDHHHLDHSLLYTNPEDITYAYEKLHIISPRFIIAASFGNVHGVYKPGNIRLDPKILQKSQKYVSNKFGLPDNFLNLVFHGGSGSTEEEIKEAISYGVVKMNIDTDIQWATWEGILKYYQHNKSFLQTQLGNPYGNDQPNKKFYDPRIWIRAGQKSMVKYLEKIFYTLNAVNIL, encoded by the coding sequence ATGACTAAGATCCTCGATTTTATAAAACCAGGCGTAGTTACTGGAAACAATGTACAGAAAATATTTGATTTTGCAAAAAAAAACAATTTTGCTTTACCAGCGGTAAACTGTATAGGAATGGATTCAATTAATGCTGCATTAGAATCTGCAGTTAATATGCAGTCTCCTATTATTTTACAGTTTTCTAAAAAAGGATCTGCTTTCATGGCAGGATATGGTTTAAATAGTGATAAAAATGATCATAATACAGCAGTATTAGGAGCTATCTCTGGTAGTCGACATGTACATCACATTTCTAAACATTATGGTATTCCTGTTATTTTACATACTGATCATTGTACTAAAAAAAATTTGCCTTGGATTAATGCTCTATTAGATTTAGGTACAAAGCATTTTTATGAAACTGGTAGTCCATTATTTTCATCCCATATGATTGATTTATCTGAAGAATCTTTAAAAGAAAATATAGAAATTAGCTCACAGTATCTAAGTCGTATGCACAAATTAAATATGACTTTAGAAATAGAATTAGGTTGCACCGGAGGAGAAGAAGATGGTATAGATCACCATCATTTGGATCATTCACTTTTATATACGAACCCAGAAGATATAACTTATGCTTATGAAAAATTACATATTATCAGTCCTCGATTTATTATAGCTGCATCATTTGGCAATGTACATGGTGTATATAAACCAGGAAACATACGATTAGATCCAAAAATTCTTCAAAAATCACAAAAATACGTTTCTAATAAATTTGGATTACCTGACAATTTTTTAAATTTAGTATTTCACGGAGGATCTGGATCTACAGAAGAAGAAATTAAAGAAGCTATCAGTTACGGTGTTGTAAAAATGAACATTGACACTGATATACAGTGGGCTACTTGGGAAGGTATTTTAAAATACTACCAACATAATAAAAGTTTTCTTCAAACTCAATTAGGTAATCCATATGGAAACGATCAACCAAATAAAAAATTTTATGACCCACGCATCTGGATTC
- a CDS encoding phosphoglycerate kinase — protein sequence MTMIKITDLDLTGKRVLIRSDLNVPVKNGVITSNRKIHASLPTIKLALKKSKHVMVTSHLGRPIEGEYNAQFSLQPVVEYLKKQLINRYVKEVRLVKDYLEGVNFMEGELLVLENVRFNKGEKKDDEILSKKYAMLCDVFIMDAFGSAHRTQASTHGIGKFVSSACSGLLLQKELEALGKALCNPMRPMVAIVGGSKVSTKLIVLDSLSKVADYLIVGGGIANTFLAAQGKKVGKSLYEEELIPTAKRLLENCDIPILTDVRVSTEFSETAPVTMKAIIDIKDDEQILDLGDESITRILDILNCAKTILWNGPIGVFEFPNFRKGTEMISHAIAKSNAFSIVGGGDTLMAIDLFDISDQISYISTGGGAFLEFIEGKTFPSVKMLEKHALNNIN from the coding sequence ATGACTATGATCAAAATAACTGATTTAGACCTAACGGGTAAACGTGTTTTAATTCGTTCTGATTTAAACGTACCTGTTAAAAATGGAGTCATTACTTCTAATAGAAAAATTCATGCATCATTACCTACTATTAAATTGGCTTTAAAGAAAAGTAAACATGTTATGGTAACTTCTCATCTGGGTCGACCAATAGAAGGAGAATATAATGCTCAATTTTCCTTACAGCCCGTGGTTGAATATTTAAAAAAACAATTGATTAATCGATATGTCAAAGAAGTGCGTCTAGTTAAAGATTATTTAGAGGGAGTAAACTTTATGGAAGGAGAGCTGTTAGTTTTAGAAAATGTGCGGTTTAATAAAGGAGAAAAAAAAGATGATGAGATATTATCAAAAAAATACGCCATGTTATGCGATGTATTTATTATGGATGCGTTTGGTAGTGCTCATCGTACACAGGCGTCTACGCATGGTATAGGTAAATTTGTTTCTTCAGCTTGTTCTGGGCTTTTATTGCAAAAAGAACTAGAAGCTTTAGGAAAAGCCTTATGCAATCCTATGAGACCAATGGTTGCAATAGTTGGAGGGTCTAAAGTATCTACTAAATTGATTGTTTTAGATTCTTTATCAAAAGTTGCAGATTATTTGATAGTAGGAGGAGGTATTGCAAATACCTTTTTAGCAGCTCAAGGTAAAAAAGTAGGTAAATCCTTATATGAAGAAGAACTTATACCTACAGCAAAACGTCTTTTAGAAAATTGTGATATACCTATTCTTACTGATGTACGAGTAAGTACAGAATTTTCTGAAACTGCTCCAGTCACTATGAAAGCTATAATTGATATTAAAGATGATGAGCAAATTCTTGATTTAGGTGACGAATCTATTACTCGAATATTAGATATTTTAAATTGTGCTAAAACTATTCTTTGGAACGGTCCTATTGGAGTATTTGAATTTCCAAATTTCAGAAAAGGCACGGAAATGATATCTCATGCTATTGCTAAAAGTAATGCTTTTTCTATCGTTGGAGGCGGTGATACTTTAATGGCTATTGATTTATTTGATATTTCTGATCAAATTTCTTATATTTCTACTGGAGGTGGAGCTTTTTTAGAATTCATTGAAGGTAAAACATTTCCATCAGTAAAAATGCTTGAAAAACATGCTTTAAATAATATAAATTAA
- a CDS encoding YqgE/AlgH family protein has product MNLQNHFLIAMPALQDPLFKQSVIYICEHNDTGAMGIVINKLVTRCTVETILNNLKIVSPTRDPSIRLDNPVFSGGPLLDDRGFILHTPIKGFSSSVNISSKAMITTSKDILETLGTPNQPKDVLVALGYSGWAKGQLEHELMENTWLTAPANETILFHTPIIDRWRAAAKILGIDICNIADQKGHA; this is encoded by the coding sequence ATAAATTTACAAAATCATTTTTTAATAGCTATGCCTGCACTGCAAGATCCGTTATTTAAACAATCAGTGATATATATTTGTGAACATAATGATACAGGTGCTATGGGGATTGTCATTAATAAACTAGTAACACGATGTACGGTAGAGACTATATTAAACAACCTCAAGATTGTATCCCCCACACGCGATCCGTCTATTCGATTAGATAATCCAGTGTTTTCTGGAGGCCCCTTATTAGACGATCGAGGTTTTATTTTACATACTCCTATAAAAGGTTTTAGTTCTAGTGTTAACATTTCTTCAAAAGCTATGATTACTACTTCTAAAGATATTTTAGAAACTTTAGGTACCCCTAATCAACCAAAGGATGTATTGGTAGCACTTGGCTATTCTGGATGGGCTAAAGGTCAATTAGAACATGAATTAATGGAAAATACTTGGCTTACTGCTCCGGCTAATGAAACAATTTTATTTCATACTCCTATTATTGATCGTTGGCGCGCAGCTGCAAAAATATTAGGAATTGATATTTGTAATATTGCTGATCAGAAAGGTCATGCGTGA
- the metK gene encoding methionine adenosyltransferase: MSQYSFTSESVSEGHPDKIADQISDAILDSILAQDPRARVACETYVKTGIVIIGGEITTTAWVNMEEITRNTIRDIGYVHSDMGFDANSCVILSIINKQSSDIQYSIDQGNTSTLQRGAGDQGLMFGYATNETNVLMPAPITYAHRLIKRKSQMRKSGVLPWLGLDAKSQVTVAYENGKIIGITAVVLSIQHAYDIKLTDLKEAAMEEIIKPVLPNKWLSNNTIFLINPGGRFVIGGPISDCGLTGRKIIVDTYGGIGRHGGGSFSGKDPSKVDRSAAYGARYVAKNIVAAGLADRCELQVSYAIGVPHPISMSIETFGTEKISHDILIKLIKNFFDFRPYGLIAMLDLLKPIYKETAVYGHFGRECFPWEKIDKAELLRDAAGLKCTP, translated from the coding sequence ATGTCGCAATATTCGTTTACATCTGAGTCCGTATCAGAAGGGCATCCGGATAAAATTGCAGATCAAATTTCTGATGCTATATTGGATTCTATCTTAGCGCAGGATCCAAGAGCTCGCGTTGCGTGTGAAACTTATGTTAAGACAGGTATAGTAATAATAGGTGGGGAAATCACTACCACTGCTTGGGTAAATATGGAAGAAATCACTAGAAATACCATTCGTGATATTGGTTATGTTCATTCAGATATGGGGTTTGATGCAAATTCTTGCGTAATATTGAGTATAATTAATAAACAATCTTCAGATATTCAATATAGTATTGATCAAGGTAATACAAGTACATTGCAACGAGGAGCAGGTGATCAGGGATTAATGTTTGGATATGCTACTAATGAAACTAATGTTTTAATGCCTGCTCCGATAACATATGCGCATCGTTTGATTAAAAGAAAATCTCAAATGAGAAAAAGTGGAGTGTTACCTTGGTTGGGATTAGATGCTAAAAGCCAAGTAACTGTTGCTTATGAGAATGGCAAGATCATTGGTATCACCGCTGTTGTCTTGTCTATTCAACATGCTTATGATATAAAGTTAACAGATTTGAAAGAAGCTGCCATGGAAGAAATTATTAAACCAGTGCTACCTAACAAGTGGTTGTCTAATAACACCATATTTCTTATCAATCCTGGAGGACGTTTTGTTATCGGAGGTCCTATTAGTGATTGTGGTTTAACTGGAAGAAAAATTATTGTAGATACCTATGGAGGTATAGGTCGGCATGGTGGCGGATCTTTTTCTGGAAAAGATCCATCAAAAGTAGATCGTTCAGCTGCTTACGGAGCGAGATATGTAGCTAAAAATATTGTAGCGGCTGGATTAGCAGATCGTTGTGAGCTTCAAGTGTCCTATGCAATTGGTGTTCCACATCCAATTTCTATGAGCATTGAAACTTTTGGAACAGAAAAAATATCACATGACATTTTAATAAAATTAATAAAAAATTTTTTTGATTTTCGTCCTTATGGTTTAATTGCTATGTTAGATTTATTAAAACCAATTTACAAAGAAACAGCTGTTTATGGACATTTTGGTCGCGAATGTTTTCCTTGGGAAAAAATTGATAAGGCGGAACTTCTTCGTGATGCGGCTGGTTTGAAATGTACACCTTAA
- the ruvX gene encoding Holliday junction resolvase RuvX — MSIIEIVMGFDFGTKHIGVAIGQKLTCTAQPLTVLQSQSGVPNWKRIKDIYNIWKPMILVVGLPLKIDGSEQPITILAKIFAMQLKELFPVTVKMHDERFSTSEARLNYFEYYHDDSCARPNIKINAIAAEVILKSWLNKS, encoded by the coding sequence ATGTCAATTATTGAGATAGTTATGGGTTTTGATTTTGGTACTAAGCACATAGGAGTAGCTATTGGTCAAAAATTGACTTGTACTGCGCAACCTTTGACTGTATTGCAGTCGCAATCTGGTGTTCCTAATTGGAAGCGTATCAAAGATATTTATAATATATGGAAACCAATGATTTTGGTAGTAGGATTACCTTTAAAAATAGATGGTAGCGAACAACCTATTACAATTTTAGCAAAGATATTTGCCATGCAACTCAAAGAATTGTTTCCTGTTACGGTCAAAATGCATGATGAGCGTTTTAGTACAAGTGAAGCACGTTTAAACTATTTTGAATATTATCATGATGATTCATGTGCTAGACCGAATATTAAAATTAATGCAATTGCAGCTGAAGTAATTTTAAAAAGTTGGTTAAATAAATCTTAA